The Flavobacterium sp. HJ-32-4 genome contains a region encoding:
- a CDS encoding PorP/SprF family type IX secretion system membrane protein: MRKAFLIAMCVVLLPKLRAQDPIFTQYFLVPETLNPAFTGYLETGSLGLIHRSQWPDLNLRVDTDFVYGSEWIDRMQSGVGLSVLNHRENFTGYVFTQLNAAYAYRVQLSNDWYFRPAVEIGAGFKSYGFNDLILQDQLNIGTGTINPVTSDPSALDAREKIWFADLSAAMLLNNETTWFGLSLKHLNRPDISLTQRGNLPLEMFFAASMGHRLKVADYLDATILPYETDLLLNANIMKQGEFSRVDLGAELLFKDFFFGVSFATSPFTKTTNASFLTSVNAFAGLQYEHFKFGLSHDFNTTGIGRTGGVYELSIGYQFDLYVNCLGCPQRGTDRDW, encoded by the coding sequence ATGAGGAAGGCTTTTCTAATCGCGATGTGTGTTGTCTTGTTGCCCAAGTTGCGGGCCCAGGATCCGATTTTTACGCAGTATTTCCTCGTGCCCGAAACCCTGAACCCTGCCTTTACGGGCTATCTTGAAACGGGCAGCCTGGGACTCATCCACCGTTCGCAATGGCCCGACCTGAATTTGCGGGTCGATACGGATTTCGTATATGGCTCGGAATGGATCGACCGCATGCAGTCCGGCGTCGGTCTTTCGGTGCTGAACCACCGTGAGAATTTCACGGGCTATGTCTTTACGCAGTTGAACGCGGCCTATGCGTATCGGGTACAGTTGTCGAACGACTGGTATTTCCGTCCGGCTGTTGAGATAGGGGCCGGGTTTAAATCGTATGGTTTCAACGATCTCATCCTGCAGGACCAACTCAACATCGGTACGGGCACCATCAATCCGGTCACAAGCGACCCCTCGGCACTCGACGCGCGGGAAAAGATCTGGTTTGCCGATTTGTCGGCCGCGATGTTGCTCAACAACGAAACGACCTGGTTCGGACTCTCCCTAAAACACCTGAACCGCCCCGATATTTCGCTTACCCAACGCGGCAACCTGCCCCTTGAGATGTTCTTTGCCGCCTCGATGGGACACCGCCTCAAAGTAGCCGACTACCTCGACGCGACGATATTGCCCTACGAAACCGACCTCCTCCTGAATGCCAACATCATGAAACAGGGCGAGTTCAGTCGGGTGGATCTCGGTGCCGAACTCCTCTTCAAGGACTTTTTTTTCGGTGTAAGCTTTGCAACGAGTCCGTTTACCAAAACCACCAACGCCTCCTTCCTGACATCGGTAAACGCCTTTGCCGGACTCCAATACGAGCACTTCAAATTCGGGCTCTCCCACGACTTCAACACCACCGGCATCGGACGCACGGGCGGCGTATACGAATTGTCAATCGGCTACCAGTTCGATTTATATGTGAATTGTTTGGGTTGTCCGCAACGGGGCACGGATCGGGATTGGTAG
- a CDS encoding gliding motility-associated C-terminal domain-containing protein: MPLHRMGMDSMTRFVPVYKGLDSIQLEIFTTWGEKIYQEKGATIVGWNGEVKDLETENGNYYYKITATTFYGGVITEKGPLVLLK, encoded by the coding sequence ATGCCTTTACACCGAATGGGGATGGACTCAATGACACGTTTTGTGCCGGTCTACAAAGGACTCGACTCCATCCAACTCGAAATCTTTACCACCTGGGGCGAGAAGATCTACCAGGAAAAAGGCGCGACCATCGTAGGATGGAACGGCGAAGTGAAAGACCTCGAGACCGAGAACGGCAACTATTACTACAAAATCACCGCCACCACCTTCTACGGGGGCGTCATAACCGAAAAAGGACCGTTGGTCTTGCTGAAATAA
- a CDS encoding DUF4236 domain-containing protein yields MGLQFNRRIRLGKNIGLNISKSGISPSIRTKFGSVSNRGFSVRTGIKGLSYRKTIGKGSGCLLVVAVVIGWVVCQWM; encoded by the coding sequence ATGGGACTACAATTCAACCGCCGGATCCGATTGGGAAAGAACATCGGGCTGAACATCAGCAAATCGGGTATTTCGCCCAGTATCCGTACCAAATTCGGTTCGGTAAGCAACCGGGGTTTTTCCGTCCGGACGGGCATAAAAGGCCTATCGTACCGTAAAACAATCGGGAAAGGAAGCGGTTGCCTGCTCGTGGTGGCGGTCGTAATAGGATGGGTGGTGTGCCAGTGGATGTAA